CATGAAGTACACCGAGGGCGCGTTCCGCGATTGGGGCTACGCGCTGACCAAGCGCGAGTTCGCGGGCAAGGCGATCGGATGGGACGATTGCAATGGCAAGCCGCCGCCGGGCCAGATCCTGATCAAAGACAATATCGCCGACATTACGCTGCAGCAGATTCTCACTCGCCCCGACGAGTTCGACGTGGTCGCGACGATGAACCTGAACGGCGACTACCTGTCGGACGCGCTCGCGGCGCAGGTCGGCGGAATCGGAATCGCGCCGGGCGCGAATATCAACTACGTCACCGGCCATGGCGTGTTCGAGGCGACGCACGGCACCGCGCCCAAGTACGCCGATCAGGACAAGGTGAATCCGGGCTCGGTAATCCTGTCGGGTGTGCTGATGCTCGAGCACATGGGATGGCAGGAGGCGGCCGACGGAATCATCCGCGGACTGGAAAAGACCATCGCCAACAAGACCGTGACCTACGATTTCGAGCGCCTGATGACCGGAGCGAAGATCCTGAAGTGCTCGGAGTTCGGGAAAGCAATCGTGGACAACATGTAGCGCCAGGAATCTCGCGTTAAAGAGGTGGCGGCGCGCGCCGCGCCTCAAAACTTGAGAGCGTAAAGGAGCGCCCGCGGGCATCGCCTGCGGGCGCTCTTGCGCTGATCGCCGGTTGTTTGGCCCCCGGCCATCGATTTTGGCTTGTGGCTATCCGCGAACGTCACACATCCGGTTGTGGTTTTGGCCTCTCGTAGAGTCTCCTTCGCGCTAAAACCCCTATGGCGCAGGCTTCCGAAGCGGAGTCAAATATTCTCTGTACATTGCGTTTTAGTAACCCCACAGGGGCGGGTGCGTAGTCATCGGTGGCGAGGGGCGGTGGGCGGCTCATGCTTCGAGCAAAGGGGTGGTGCCATGATTCTGCACAACGCGGCTGGGGTCGCGATGGTCCTGCTGGCGCTCGCCGCAGCGCAGGGCCGCAATAGCGACGTCGTAGGAACCACGGATCAGAGCAGCGCGGGAGCGCCGGCCTCGCAATGGGCGGCAGCCGGATCAGATGAGCGCGGAGACGCCCCCAGCTCGGACGCGGTGATGGGCTCGATGTCCTCCATGGACATGTCGGATCATGCGAACATGTCCGACATGTCCAGCTCCGCCGGGGACTCTGCGATGGCGCTGCACATGGCGTGGAGCAAGGCGCGCTCGGCCACCGATGCCGACCGTGCGCGCGCTGCGGAGATCGTCAAGACGCTGCGGACCGCGCTTGCGAAGTACAAGGACTACCACGTCGCCGAGGCCGACGGCTTCAAGCCGTTCCATCCGGAGATCCCGCAGAAGATTTATCATTTCACGCGATGGCAGAACGGACTCAAAGCGGCATTCACTTTCGATCCCGCCGAGCCGACGTCGCTGCTCTACAAGAAGACGGCGGGCGGCGGCTATAAGCTGGTCGGCGCGATGTACACGGCACCGCGCGGAACCAGCGAGGCCAAGCTCGACCAGCGCGTGCCGCTGAGCGTCGCGCGATGGCATCGGCACGTAAATCTTTGCCTTCCGCCGAAGGGGCAGGGGCTCGCCGCCGACTGGACGAAGTTCGGTCCGAACGGTTCGATTGCGACCAGAGAAGCCTGCGACGCCGCCGGCGGACGCTTCTATCCGCAGGTCTTCGGATGGATGGTGCACGTTTATCCTTGGGCGCCGACGCGGGAAATGGCCTTCGCGCACTGAGCGCCGACATATCA
Above is a window of Candidatus Binataceae bacterium DNA encoding:
- a CDS encoding isocitrate/isopropylmalate family dehydrogenase produces the protein MKYTEGAFRDWGYALTKREFAGKAIGWDDCNGKPPPGQILIKDNIADITLQQILTRPDEFDVVATMNLNGDYLSDALAAQVGGIGIAPGANINYVTGHGVFEATHGTAPKYADQDKVNPGSVILSGVLMLEHMGWQEAADGIIRGLEKTIANKTVTYDFERLMTGAKILKCSEFGKAIVDNM